A window of Thermodesulfobacteriota bacterium genomic DNA:
TGGTGTCGTTGAGGTAGATGTCGCCGTCGGACAGGGAGCTGCTGGTGACCCGGGAGCCGGTGAGATAGCCGCGGGTCAGGACCGCGGTGTCGTTGCCGCCGGTGTTGGCATAGCCGGAGGTCTCCGAGGAGCCGAAGCGCGCGCCGTCGAAGCCCAGCTTGCGCAGGTAGTTGTCCGAGGTGGCATCGGAGTCCACCGGGTTGCCGGTGACCACCACGCCGGTGGTGCTGGTGCCGCTGGTGGTGCCAGTGAGCAGGCCAGCCACCGTAGAGGTGTTGCTGCCACTGATGGTGATGGCCTGGTTGTCCGAGATCAGCCGGATCCGGCTGCCGCCTCCCGGGTTGTAGACCTCGGCCCGGATGCCCAGCCGCTGCAGGTCCTGGTTGCCGTTGATGGCATTGACCAGGGTGCGGTTGCCGTCATAGTCGATGACGGTGATGGAGCCGCCGGCCGCGAGGTCGACGCCGTTGATCAGAAGGTCGCCGGCGTTGATGGTGCCGGCCTTGACATAGTTGGAGCCGGCCACCATGGCCCGGGCATTGGACAGGGTCAGGGTGCCCTTGACGGTAAGGGTTTTGGCCGAGGCGTCCACCCCCTGGAAGGTGATGCCCGATTCCACCGCGATGGTCAGGTCGCGACCATCCTCGGCGATCAGGCGCACTTGGTCGTTCGCGACCTTCTCTGCCCTGATGCCCATCTTCTGCAGCGAGCCGTTGTTGGCCACGAAGCTGACCACCTCGGCCGCGGTGTCGGCAGCCAAGCCGCCGCTGATGCGGACGCCGTTGATGGTGTAGGAGCCGGCCGAGTCAAGCTCAATGACAGCCTCAGTGGTCGCCTTGGCCTGGACGCCGGTGGTATTGACCTTCTCGTTGATGGCCTGGGCCTTGGCCATGGCCGTGGTGTTGCCGACCGAGACGCTCTGGGCGCCGTAATAGATGGTGTGGGCCGCGGTGGCACCGACCTTGGTGTTGTTGATGTAGATGTCGCCGTCGGACAGGCTTTCGGCCGTCACCTCGCCGCCCTGGAGGAAGGGCTGCGACACCGCGGCCTCCGGATCCCGGGCCGTGGCGGCATAGGCCATGGCGCCGACCTTGCTGCCCCGGGCATCGGCAATGGAGACGCCGATGGTCTCGCCCTTGTACGCGCCCACCTGGAAGATCTTGTTGGTGAAGCTGCCGTCCAGGAGAGCGACGCCGTTGAACTGGGTGGTGTCGGCGATCATCTCCAGCTCTTCCAGCAGTTTGTTGATGTCGGCCTGGATGGCCTGGCGGGAATTGGTGTTCTGGCCGTCGGAGGCGGCCTGGACCGCCTTGGTGCGGATGCTGTTGACGATGTTGATGGACTCTTCCAAGGCGCCGTCGGCGATCTGGATGATGTTCACCCCGTCGTTGGCGTTGGCGACGGCTTGGCTGATGCCGGTGTGCTGGGCCCGAAGGCCGTCGGCGATGGCCAGGCCCGAGGAGTCATCGGCGGCCTTGTTGATGCGCAGGCCGGACGACAAGCGCTCCAGGGATTTGCTGAGCAGGCTGTCGGTCCGCGACAGGTTCTTGTGGGCGTTCAGTGCTTCAATGTTGGTGTTGATCCGAAGTCCCATGGTGGAAAACCCTCCTTGCTGCGTGTGTGGTTACCGGGGCAATCCTTGCCCCGCACGGTTGGATGGGGATTGTTCGTCTTGACCCGGCGGCATCACCTCCTGGAAGGCACCGAAAAGGGTGGTCGAGGTCCGATTCAACTTACCTATCGACATGAGGCGGGGCGTACTTGAGGGAAAAGCGGCGATCGCAGGCAGCTTTCCGCCAGGGCCGGAAAGGCCTGCAGCGCAGGTCCGCCCGTGCGTGCGAGGTCGGGTCAGGCCGGGCGGCCGGCGGCGGCCTGCCAGGCGGCAGCGGCGGCCTCGGTCTTGCCCAGGGCCTGGTAGCAGTCGCCCAGCCGGCCGAGGACATCCCGCCGCTGCGGGTGGGCCAGAAAAAAGGCCTCGTAGTGGCCGATGGCCGTGGTCGGATCCCCCAGCCGGCGGGCGAGATCCCCCATGGCCTCGTGGAGGAAGGCGAGGCTGGTGGGGTCGAGGGAGAGCGCGGCGGCAAGATAGGCCAGGGCCTCGGCATGCTGGCCTTTGTTCGCCAGGAGGGCAGCCAGGTGGATACGGGGCTCGGGCCGGTCCGGGGCCAGGGAAACGGCCTGCACCAGCAGGCTTTCCGCCTGCTCCTCCTGGCCCTCCCCCTCGAGCTGGAGCAGGGCCAGCCGTTCCTTGGCGGGCGCGCTCCGGGGATATTTCCTGATCAGGATGTTGGCGAGGCGCAGGGCGCGCTCCCGTTCGCCGCCGGCCTGCAGATGGTCAAGCCGGGCCAGGGCCTCTTCCTCGGAGCCGGCCAGGAGCTGCGCCATGCCGCTCACGGCCTCCTCCTGGACCGCGAGATCAGCCTCGACCTTGGCCAGAAGCTCCCGGGCTCCCTGGTGCTCCGGGTAGGCGCTGGCGATCTGGCGGCACAGGCGCAAGGCCCACGGCAGCCGGACATAGCCCGGGCCAGTAGAGGTGACATAGCTCCTGGCCTTGGCCAGGGTGCGCTCCGGCCAGGCCAGCTCCACTGCCAGGGCATCGCGGATCTTGCGATACGGGGCCAGGGACGCGGCCCGCTTGAGATGGGGCAGGGCCTCCTGGTGGCGGCCGGCCCGGGAGAGGGCCTGGCCGAGCTGATAGTGGGCCTCGCCGTTGGCCTCCCGCCGGGCCAGGGACTGGCGCAGAACGCCCTCGGCCAGCAGGAGATCGCCGTAATCGAGATAGACCCGGCCCAGCTCGGCCAAGGCCTTCGCCTGCCCGGCCGCCGAGGGGCTTTCGGCCAGGAGCCTTTGCAGGCGCTGGGCCTCGGTCAGGCGTCGGAGGAGCCGGGCCAGTGCATCGTCCACCACGCGCAAGGCCTCCAGGCGATGCTCCATGGCCTGGGTAATGAGCCGCATCTCCCGGAGCACCTTGGCCCGGGCCGGGGAATCCCCCTGGTCGATGACCAGCCGGGCCTCTTCGGCCTGGAGATCGAGATTGCTGCCCGACAGGAGATGGTCGACGTCCTGGACCCCGGCGGCCTGGATCGCCGCCATGGCGGCCTCGTAGTCGGTCAGGGTGCGCTCCACCGCTGCCAGGGTTTTGGGTCGGGGCCGCTCCTCGGCAAAGGGATCCTGCTCCAGCAGGCGCTCGACCTTCTCGGCCTGGCGGCTGCTCTGCCGGCAGGCAGTCAGCGCTGCCGCCAGGCCCTGCCGCTTCCCCCGGAGCATCACGATCACTTCATCGGCTTGCGGCTTTCGTGCCTGCTGGAAACGATCCGCCACCCGGGCGGCCGCCTCCTGGTCCGGCTCCGGCAGGGCGGCCAGGAAGGAGGCCAGATCACAGGATTCGGCTCCCTGGATGCGGGCCCCTTGCCGGTTGGCGTTGAGGCACGGCACCTGGAAGATGCGGATCAGCTGCTCGATGCCGGCCCGCATCCCCAGCATCTGGAACATGGTGGGCAGCATCGCGCCGTCCAGGCCTTCCACCCAGGGGGCGTCATCCAGGTTGAGGCTCACCGGGATGGCCATGCCCTGGGCATGGGAGCGCAAGCCGGTGTAGGCCAGGTCGAAGCCCAGGAGCACCAGGGGCCGCGCGCCGCTGATGGCCGCCGCGGTGTAGGCCAGGTGGGCCACGCCCTGCATGGGCGGGTGGGGCAGCCACACCCCGCCCCAGAGATCCTTCATGTCCGCCAGAAAGCCCACGGTGGGCGCCAGGAAGAACTTGACCGGGCTGGGATAGAGCTTCACGGCCAGGGGGTTCACGGCATGGACGAAGCACAGGGGCACCTCTCGGGCCTGGTCGAGAACGTCCCGGAACTTGTCCACACAGGCGCCGGAGAAGTCGACGGTGGTCACCAGATGCGGCCGGATGCCAGCCTTGAGCAGGACCGGCAGGGCCGAGTCCACCGCCACTACCAGGACCCGGTGCTGCCAGCAGGCCAGGGTGGGCAGCGCCTCGTTGAGGGACGGTCCGGCACCGACGATTACCGCTGGCCGATCGCTGAAGGTCCCCATGAGGCTGCCCAGGTTGGCGGCCGCCAGCACGTCGGTGCAGTTGGCCATCAGGTTGTCCAGGGTCTGGCGGCCCACGTGCTGCATGGTGGTGATCTGGCCGAGGATCGATTGCCCCGCCTCCCGGAGCCGGCGGTTGAGCAGGGTGGTCGCCTCGGGCAGCAGCTCACGGCTCGGCTCGAAGGTGGTGATGAAGACCCCGTGCAGGGAAAGGGCCAGCTGGTTGGCCTCGAAGTACCCCTGCAGGGCATGCTCAGTGCCGGCCAGGATGGTCATCCCGTCGGCGGTCAAAAGTGGCGCCAGGTCAACCTGGGCCATGGCGGCGGCCAGGATCTCGGGGCTGGGCTCCACCACTAGCAGCCGGTGCAAGGGCAGCTGGCGGCCGGCGATCTCCAGGGCCAGATAGCCCATACCCAGCCCCACCAGGCAGCGCAGCTCGCCGCCCTTGAGCTGAAGGGAATCCGCCAGGGTCCTGGCCTCGGCCCGGGGATCCTGGTCGCTGTGCAAAAGCACCTGTCTGCCCGAGGAGCGATCCAAGGCCCGGGCGGTGACGCAACCGCTGGCCGAGGGGAAGGTGCTCACCTCCACCGGGTCAGCGGCGGATGGCGCCTTGGCCAGGAACGGCAGGAGGTGGGGGTGGTGCTGGGCCACCAGAGCGAGGTTGGCCTCCCAGTGGGGGCCAGCGGCGGCAGGGGCGGGCATGGCGGAAAGGTCCTTTTCTGGGCTCAGGTGGCGGCCGCCTGCCAAGCGGCCTGGGCAGCGGCCGTTTGACCCAGCTGCTGGTAACAGTAGCCCAGGCGGCGCAGGATATCCCGCCGCTGGGGGAAGGCGAGAAAGAACCGTTCGTAGGCGGCGATGGCCTCCTGGTAGCAGCCGAGCTCGGCGGCCAGATCCCCTGCCCCCTCGTTCAGGGCCACCAGGCCATCGGGATCGAGGGCCAGGGCCTGGTTCAGGTACCCACGGGCCTCGGCCAGCTCCCCCCGCTCCGCCAGCAGGGCCGCCAGGTGGACCCGGCCCTCCGGCCGCTCGGGGGCGAGGGAGATGGCCTGGGCCAGGAGCTGCTCGGCCTCTGCCGGCTGGCCCTCCTCCAGGCGGAGAAGCGCCAGCCGCTCCCGGATGCGACCGCTGGCCGGATATTTCCGGGTCAGGATCCCCAGAAGACGGCCGGCCAGGGCGGCGTCTTCGGTGGCCAGCAGCGCCTCGACTTGGGCCAGGGCTTCTTCTTCATTCAGGCTGAGCATGCTGGCCAGGCGGGCATTTTCAGCCTGGTAGCGGTGGCTCTTGGCCTGGGCCTCGTCCAGAAGGGACTGGGCCTCGGCGTGCTCCGGCATCCAGGTCAGGACATCCTGGCAGTAGGCGATGGCCAGGGGCAGGTTGACGAAGGTGGAATCCAGGTCGATGTGCTTTCTGATCGCGGCGAGCCGAAGGCCAAGCCACCTCGCCTCCTCCTGGCGGAAGGCGGTCAGGGCCGGCAGATCCTGCCCTGATGGGACGGTGGCCAGGATCTGGCGGGCCTCGGCGAGTCGGCCCTGGCTGTGGAGGCAGCGGGCAAGCAGAACCTGGCGGAGATCAGTGCTGCCGGCCAGGAGCGTCGCCTCCTGCAACGCCTGTTCGGCCTGGCCCAGGTCGCCGTAGTCCAGAAAGGCCTGGGCTGCCTCGGTGAGAACAGCCGCTCGCTCCTGAGGGCTGGCGGCGTCCTCGGCCAGGCGCTGCAGCCGCTCTTCGGCCGCCAACCTGGCCTGGAGCCGGGCCAGTGCCGCAGTCGCCTGGTCCAGGGCTTCGAACTGCACGGACAGGGAGCGGCGTACCAGAGACAGCTCGGTGCGCACCTTCTGCCCCTCGGGCAGGGAAGCCGCCGTGGCCTTGAAACAGTGCTCCTCGGCCTGGAGGGCCCGCATCTCACCCATCACCAGGTAGGCCATATCCTCGAACTGGGCTTGGGTCAGGGCCTTGTAAGCCTGCTCGTAGGCGGTCAGGGCCTTGGCCACAGCCTTCCTGGCTGGCGGCAGACGGTGCCCCCCGGGCTGCCGGGCCAGGGCCTGCCAGGCCAGACTTACCGCCTTGGCCGCCTGCCGGTTCCGGAGGCTGGCCTGACGGAGGTGGTGGAGGCGGGACGCCACCAGGCGCCCGAGGTCAGACCGGCTCGGCCGGCCGGCCTGGGCATAGGCCTGGGCGATGAGCGCCCCCGGAGCAGCCGCGGGCGTCGGCTGGGCGGCCAGGAAGGCCGCAAGGTCGATCGGCGGTGCGCCAGCGATCCTGGCGCCGGCGCGGTTGGCGTTGTAACAGGGGGCAGGGCAGGTC
This region includes:
- a CDS encoding 6-hydroxymethylpterin diphosphokinase MptE-like protein, which codes for MPAPAAAGPHWEANLALVAQHHPHLLPFLAKAPSAADPVEVSTFPSASGCVTARALDRSSGRQVLLHSDQDPRAEARTLADSLQLKGGELRCLVGLGMGYLALEIAGRQLPLHRLLVVEPSPEILAAAMAQVDLAPLLTADGMTILAGTEHALQGYFEANQLALSLHGVFITTFEPSRELLPEATTLLNRRLREAGQSILGQITTMQHVGRQTLDNLMANCTDVLAAANLGSLMGTFSDRPAVIVGAGPSLNEALPTLACWQHRVLVVAVDSALPVLLKAGIRPHLVTTVDFSGACVDKFRDVLDQAREVPLCFVHAVNPLAVKLYPSPVKFFLAPTVGFLADMKDLWGGVWLPHPPMQGVAHLAYTAAAISGARPLVLLGFDLAYTGLRSHAQGMAIPVSLNLDDAPWVEGLDGAMLPTMFQMLGMRAGIEQLIRIFQVPCLNANRQGARIQGAESCDLASFLAALPEPDQEAAARVADRFQQARKPQADEVIVMLRGKRQGLAAALTACRQSSRQAEKVERLLEQDPFAEERPRPKTLAAVERTLTDYEAAMAAIQAAGVQDVDHLLSGSNLDLQAEEARLVIDQGDSPARAKVLREMRLITQAMEHRLEALRVVDDALARLLRRLTEAQRLQRLLAESPSAAGQAKALAELGRVYLDYGDLLLAEGVLRQSLARREANGEAHYQLGQALSRAGRHQEALPHLKRAASLAPYRKIRDALAVELAWPERTLAKARSYVTSTGPGYVRLPWALRLCRQIASAYPEHQGARELLAKVEADLAVQEEAVSGMAQLLAGSEEEALARLDHLQAGGERERALRLANILIRKYPRSAPAKERLALLQLEGEGQEEQAESLLVQAVSLAPDRPEPRIHLAALLANKGQHAEALAYLAAALSLDPTSLAFLHEAMGDLARRLGDPTTAIGHYEAFFLAHPQRRDVLGRLGDCYQALGKTEAAAAAWQAAAGRPA
- a CDS encoding 6-hydroxymethylpterin diphosphokinase MptE-like protein, yielding MTAPARPDPAIYEANRRALARHRPELLARLEALLPADRTEVVLQPTASGSWTAVARNSADGRTVTLHSTEDPEAEACQLVDEAGCKPGELRCLMGLGLGYMAREIRKRQVALLTLLVIEASAQVFAAALEAVDLTTLLADADATLILGETESFEPILRRHESAISAQGLAVTTYEPERQLFPSFCQRELRRLAEEANSLAGLTTSQKNLGRRIFSNIMANCTTVLQSANLACLAGTMQGRPAVVLGAGPGLAAGIEVLRQFPDRAFLVAVDSALPILAREGLSPHLVVTVDCTEECFEKFRSGLDQTARAPLCYVNGVIPTVAKLYRHPTRFFLAQSTSFLHDLQHLWGGWAEVPARFQGVAHLAFEVAVISGASSIILLGFDLAYTGFRSHADGMAMPVTINLAKAPWVEGMDGAMLPSMQQFIGTRTDLEALIRTCPAPCYNANRAGARIAGAPPIDLAAFLAAQPTPAAAPGALIAQAYAQAGRPSRSDLGRLVASRLHHLRQASLRNRQAAKAVSLAWQALARQPGGHRLPPARKAVAKALTAYEQAYKALTQAQFEDMAYLVMGEMRALQAEEHCFKATAASLPEGQKVRTELSLVRRSLSVQFEALDQATAALARLQARLAAEERLQRLAEDAASPQERAAVLTEAAQAFLDYGDLGQAEQALQEATLLAGSTDLRQVLLARCLHSQGRLAEARQILATVPSGQDLPALTAFRQEEARWLGLRLAAIRKHIDLDSTFVNLPLAIAYCQDVLTWMPEHAEAQSLLDEAQAKSHRYQAENARLASMLSLNEEEALAQVEALLATEDAALAGRLLGILTRKYPASGRIRERLALLRLEEGQPAEAEQLLAQAISLAPERPEGRVHLAALLAERGELAEARGYLNQALALDPDGLVALNEGAGDLAAELGCYQEAIAAYERFFLAFPQRRDILRRLGYCYQQLGQTAAAQAAWQAAAT